Proteins encoded in a region of the Brevundimonas vesicularis genome:
- a CDS encoding PhoH family protein, whose product MARESEFVPLNDAELRAVIGPNSRHVALIEDAFKVLVEAPGGGVSVNGGARDRTDARQVIEDLAKRAALGAEVTEADVRAALGQARGGRGTPGMAATGVSLPGGKRGAIVPKTKAQAAYLDMLGRCELSFGVGPAGTGKTFLAAAYGASLLRRGQVDRLVITRPAVEAGEKLGFLPGDLNEKVDPYLAPIWEALNDILGAEDVQRRRDKGEIEAAPIAFMRGRTLSHAFVIVDEAQNTSRLQMKMVLTRLGEGARMVVTGDPSQIDLLNPRDSGLAHALRILDGVQGVGILKFEASDVVRHAMVERIVRAYDADAARGRPAPDLEDPA is encoded by the coding sequence ATGGCGCGTGAGTCTGAATTCGTCCCCTTGAACGATGCCGAGCTGCGGGCGGTCATCGGGCCGAACAGTCGCCACGTCGCCCTGATCGAGGACGCCTTCAAGGTGCTGGTCGAGGCCCCGGGCGGCGGGGTCTCCGTCAACGGCGGCGCCCGCGACCGCACGGACGCCCGCCAGGTGATCGAGGACTTGGCCAAGCGCGCGGCCCTGGGCGCCGAAGTCACCGAGGCCGACGTGCGCGCAGCCCTGGGACAGGCGCGCGGCGGTCGCGGCACGCCGGGCATGGCCGCGACAGGCGTGTCGCTGCCAGGCGGCAAGCGCGGCGCCATCGTGCCCAAGACCAAGGCGCAGGCCGCCTATCTGGACATGCTGGGCCGGTGCGAACTGAGCTTCGGCGTCGGCCCAGCGGGCACCGGCAAGACCTTTTTGGCGGCGGCCTATGGCGCATCGCTGCTGCGGCGGGGGCAGGTGGACCGGCTGGTCATCACCCGCCCGGCGGTCGAGGCGGGCGAGAAGCTGGGCTTCCTGCCCGGCGATCTGAACGAGAAGGTCGATCCCTATCTGGCGCCGATCTGGGAGGCGCTGAACGATATTCTGGGCGCCGAGGACGTGCAGCGTCGCCGCGACAAGGGCGAGATCGAAGCCGCCCCGATCGCCTTCATGCGCGGCCGCACGCTCAGCCACGCCTTCGTCATCGTCGATGAAGCCCAGAACACCAGCCGCCTGCAGATGAAGATGGTGCTGACGCGCCTGGGCGAGGGTGCGCGGATGGTGGTGACGGGCGACCCGTCGCAGATCGACCTGCTGAACCCGCGCGATTCCGGCCTGGCCCATGCCCTGCGAATTCTGGACGGGGTCCAGGGCGTCGGCATCCTGAAGTTTGAGGCGTCCGACGTGGTGCGTCACGCCATGGTCGAGCGGATCGTGCGCGCCTATGACGCCGACGCGGCGCGAGGACGCCCCGCCCCGGACCTCGAAGACCCCGCATGA
- the ybeY gene encoding rRNA maturation RNase YbeY — translation MIEIEVEAEAWSGALPDAEAVVERAAQAALGAVDGDIVVLLTDDDAVRELNGRFRDKDKPTNVLSFPAPENAFPHLGDIVLAYGVCATEAEAQGKTLADHLSHLVVHGVLHLLGRDHEDDAEAEEMEAEEREILAQIGVADPYLAEQD, via the coding sequence ATGATCGAGATTGAAGTCGAGGCCGAGGCCTGGTCCGGCGCCCTGCCGGACGCCGAGGCCGTAGTCGAGCGCGCGGCGCAGGCCGCGCTGGGCGCCGTGGATGGCGACATCGTCGTCTTGCTGACCGACGACGATGCCGTGCGCGAACTCAACGGCCGGTTTCGCGACAAGGACAAGCCGACCAATGTCCTATCCTTCCCTGCGCCGGAGAACGCCTTTCCGCATCTGGGCGACATCGTCCTGGCTTACGGCGTCTGCGCGACCGAGGCCGAGGCGCAGGGCAAGACCTTGGCCGATCATCTGAGCCATCTGGTCGTCCACGGCGTGCTGCACCTCTTGGGCCGCGACCACGAAGATGACGCCGAGGCCGAGGAGATGGAGGCCGAGGAGCGCGAAATCCTGGCCCAGATCGGCGTCGCCGACCCCTATCTCGCCGAGCAGGACTGA
- a CDS encoding GNAT family N-acetyltransferase yields the protein MTAADPASLAALHAQAFAAPWSADTFADLLSQPGVLAVSEPDGFTLIRTVVDEAEILTLAVVPSARRHGLGRRLVEEAAVAAVQAGATRLFLEVADDNVAARSLYEGAGFDPIGRRKAYYAGADGSRTDALVMSRDLCAPHANLTLP from the coding sequence ATGACGGCGGCGGACCCCGCCTCACTCGCCGCCCTGCACGCCCAGGCCTTTGCCGCGCCGTGGAGCGCCGACACCTTCGCCGATCTGCTGTCGCAACCGGGCGTGCTGGCGGTCAGCGAGCCCGACGGCTTCACCCTGATCCGGACCGTCGTCGACGAGGCGGAAATCCTGACCCTGGCTGTGGTCCCGTCCGCGCGCCGCCACGGACTGGGGCGACGTCTGGTCGAGGAGGCGGCCGTCGCTGCAGTCCAGGCCGGCGCGACGCGGCTGTTTCTGGAGGTCGCCGACGACAATGTCGCCGCGCGCAGCCTGTATGAGGGCGCCGGGTTCGACCCGATCGGTCGCCGCAAAGCCTATTATGCGGGCGCCGACGGATCGCGGACCGATGCGCTGGTGATGAGCCGCGACCTCTGTGCGCCTCACGCCAACCTGACGCTTCCCTGA
- a CDS encoding Fur family transcriptional regulator encodes MDRIEKLCAERGMRMTEQRRVIARVLSNAADHPDVEELYRRASAIDPHISIATVYRTVRLFEEAGVVEKHDFGDGRSRYEEAGDDHHDHLIDTKSGEVIEFFDAEIERLKNEIAERLGFQLIGHKLELYGVAIEGAEPSKREGLIFTRHAARVDPADVDAG; translated from the coding sequence ATGGACCGGATCGAAAAACTCTGCGCCGAGCGCGGCATGCGTATGACCGAACAGCGCCGGGTGATCGCCCGGGTGCTGTCCAACGCCGCGGACCACCCGGATGTGGAAGAGCTGTATCGCCGCGCCTCGGCCATCGATCCGCACATCTCCATCGCCACCGTCTATCGCACCGTGCGCCTGTTCGAAGAGGCGGGCGTGGTCGAGAAGCATGATTTCGGAGACGGCCGCAGCCGCTATGAAGAGGCCGGCGACGATCACCACGACCACCTGATCGACACCAAGTCGGGCGAGGTGATCGAATTCTTCGACGCCGAGATCGAGCGGCTGAAGAACGAGATCGCGGAACGGCTGGGCTTCCAGCTGATCGGCCACAAGCTGGAGCTCTACGGCGTTGCGATCGAGGGCGCCGAGCCGTCCAAGCGCGAAGGCCTGATCTTCACCCGCCATGCGGCGCGGGTCGATCCCGCCGATGTGGATGCGGGCTGA
- a CDS encoding NifU family protein has product MFIQTEPTPNPNVLKFLPGRDVSPTAALEYRTIDEATASPLAEALFELEGVDGVFFGADYVSVTRQPQGPEWSEMKAPILGVVMDHFVSGQPLTRGAGGETDGHGEDDSEIVAEIKALLDSRIRPAVAQDGGDILFDSFDEATGVLNLRMRGACAGCPSSSATLKAGVEQMMRHYVPEVTRVEQTL; this is encoded by the coding sequence ATGTTCATCCAGACCGAACCCACGCCCAATCCGAACGTGCTGAAGTTTCTGCCCGGCCGCGACGTGTCGCCGACCGCCGCGCTGGAATACCGCACCATCGACGAGGCGACGGCCTCTCCGCTGGCGGAGGCCTTGTTCGAGCTGGAAGGCGTCGACGGCGTCTTCTTCGGCGCGGACTATGTTTCGGTGACCCGCCAGCCGCAGGGTCCGGAGTGGTCCGAGATGAAGGCGCCGATCCTGGGCGTCGTGATGGATCACTTCGTCTCGGGTCAGCCGCTGACGCGCGGCGCTGGCGGCGAAACCGACGGCCATGGCGAGGACGACAGCGAGATCGTCGCCGAGATCAAGGCCCTGCTGGACAGCCGCATTCGCCCCGCCGTGGCCCAGGACGGCGGCGACATCCTGTTCGATTCCTTTGATGAGGCGACCGGCGTTCTGAACCTGCGGATGCGCGGCGCCTGCGCCGGCTGTCCGTCGTCGTCGGCGACCTTGAAGGCCGGGGTCGAGCAGATGATGCGCCACTATGTGCCCGAGGTTACGCGGGTCGAGCAGACCCTCTGA
- the miaB gene encoding tRNA (N6-isopentenyl adenosine(37)-C2)-methylthiotransferase MiaB: MTETLVPQVETAPEKRLFIKTYGCQMNVYDSERMADVLRPLGYGVTDDVKAADFVILNTCHIREKAAEKIYSELGKLREMRDIRRETGGDLTIAVAGCVAQAEGEEIMRRQPAVDIVVGPQAYHQLPELLTRTARARGERIGADFAPDDKFDALPAARFTEGPTAFLTVQEGCDKFCTFCVVPYTRGAEWSRPMAAVLEEARQLADRGVREVTLLGQNVNAYDGERPDGRKATLAELAYALAEIPGLDRIRYTTSHPNDMADELIAAHGDLDALMPYLHLPVQAGSDRILRAMNRKHGRQKYFDLIDRIRVARPDIAIAGDFIVGFPGETDREFEDTLDLVRRVNYAGAFAFAYSPRPGTPAAGMGKQVEPEIVKDRLHRLIALLTEQQTAFNAAQAGRTLNVLFDKPGRHGHRRQAIGRSPYLQSVHVDDADHLIGQIVPVEIIAGQQNSLSGRLIADGLKQPGPAGSATAQKEKAA, encoded by the coding sequence ATGACCGAGACCCTGGTTCCTCAAGTCGAGACGGCGCCCGAAAAGCGTCTGTTCATCAAGACCTACGGCTGTCAGATGAACGTCTATGACTCCGAGCGCATGGCCGATGTGCTGCGCCCGTTGGGTTATGGCGTCACCGACGACGTCAAGGCCGCCGACTTCGTCATCCTGAACACCTGCCACATCCGCGAGAAGGCGGCCGAGAAGATCTATTCCGAGCTCGGTAAGCTGCGCGAGATGCGCGACATCCGGCGCGAGACCGGCGGGGACCTGACCATCGCCGTCGCCGGCTGCGTCGCCCAGGCCGAGGGCGAGGAGATCATGCGTCGCCAGCCGGCCGTCGATATCGTCGTCGGCCCTCAGGCCTATCACCAGCTGCCCGAGCTTCTGACTCGCACGGCGCGGGCGCGGGGCGAGCGGATCGGCGCGGACTTCGCTCCTGACGACAAGTTCGACGCCCTGCCTGCAGCCCGCTTCACCGAGGGGCCGACAGCCTTCCTGACGGTGCAGGAGGGTTGCGACAAGTTCTGCACCTTCTGCGTGGTGCCCTATACGCGCGGCGCCGAATGGTCGCGGCCGATGGCGGCGGTGCTGGAAGAGGCGAGACAACTGGCGGATCGGGGCGTGCGCGAGGTCACCCTGCTGGGCCAGAACGTCAACGCCTATGACGGCGAGCGGCCGGACGGGCGGAAGGCGACCCTGGCCGAATTGGCCTATGCCCTGGCCGAGATCCCCGGCCTGGACCGGATCCGCTACACGACCAGCCATCCCAACGACATGGCCGATGAGTTGATCGCCGCGCATGGCGATCTGGACGCCCTGATGCCCTATCTGCACCTTCCGGTTCAGGCGGGGTCGGATCGCATTTTGCGGGCGATGAACCGCAAGCACGGGCGTCAGAAATATTTCGATCTGATCGACCGGATCCGCGTCGCGCGGCCGGATATCGCCATCGCCGGCGACTTCATCGTCGGCTTCCCCGGCGAGACGGATCGGGAGTTCGAGGACACGCTGGATCTGGTGCGTCGCGTGAACTACGCCGGGGCCTTCGCCTTCGCCTATTCGCCGCGACCGGGCACGCCGGCGGCGGGCATGGGCAAACAGGTCGAGCCGGAAATCGTCAAGGACCGACTGCATCGCCTGATCGCCCTGCTGACGGAACAGCAGACCGCCTTCAACGCGGCGCAGGCGGGCCGGACGCTGAACGTGCTGTTCGACAAGCCGGGACGGCACGGCCACCGTCGCCAAGCGATCGGTCGATCCCCATATCTTCAATCGGTCCACGTCGATGACGCGGATCATCTGATCGGGCAGATCGTTCCGGTCGAGATCATCGCCGGCCAGCAGAACAGTCTGTCAGGCCGGCTCATAGCAGACGGGCTCAAGCAGCCGGGTCCCGCAGGCTCGGCGACAGCCCAAAAAGAAAAGGCCGCTTGA
- the tsaB gene encoding tRNA (adenosine(37)-N6)-threonylcarbamoyltransferase complex dimerization subunit type 1 TsaB, giving the protein MRLLVIDTALGACTAAVFEDDRALAVRFEPMTKGHQERIGGLVRDVMVEAGGGFDSLDRIGVTVGPGSFTGLRVGLAFAQGLGAALDRPVVGLSALDALAASLANHDGPIAALIDARRGQVYARLLADGGPLGPEEALSLEEAGRRIADIGPGVALVGNGTAVVTQAFPDLPFGHLDDRVAPSPEALARLAAVADPAIQPPRPLYLRAPDATPPSRLPGQPRQPAS; this is encoded by the coding sequence ATGAGACTTCTGGTGATCGATACGGCGCTCGGCGCCTGCACGGCGGCGGTGTTCGAGGACGATCGCGCGCTCGCCGTGCGCTTTGAGCCGATGACCAAGGGACATCAGGAACGGATCGGCGGCCTGGTGCGCGACGTCATGGTTGAGGCGGGCGGCGGTTTCGACAGCCTTGACCGGATCGGCGTCACGGTCGGACCGGGCTCGTTCACTGGTCTGCGCGTCGGTCTGGCCTTTGCTCAGGGTCTGGGCGCGGCGCTGGATCGGCCGGTCGTCGGTCTGTCGGCGCTGGACGCGCTCGCCGCCTCGCTCGCCAATCACGACGGCCCCATCGCGGCCCTGATCGATGCGCGGCGCGGTCAGGTTTATGCGCGGCTCTTAGCCGACGGTGGGCCCCTTGGCCCCGAGGAAGCGTTGTCGCTGGAAGAGGCCGGGCGGCGGATCGCCGACATCGGACCGGGTGTCGCCCTGGTCGGCAATGGCACGGCGGTCGTGACTCAGGCCTTCCCCGATCTGCCCTTCGGCCATCTGGACGACCGGGTCGCACCGTCGCCGGAGGCGCTGGCGCGCCTGGCCGCCGTCGCCGATCCGGCGATCCAGCCGCCCCGTCCGCTCTATCTGCGCGCGCCCGACGCCACGCCGCCAAGCCGCCTGCCGGGCCAGCCGCGCCAGCCTGCGTCATGA
- a CDS encoding helicase HerA-like domain-containing protein, whose product MPDALPGLFLGQSDAAQPENLLFNRANRHGVVAGATGTGKTVTLQIMAQGFSDAGVPVFCADVKGDLSGISQVGAPNEKLIARATEMGLTLTPRAAPTVFWDLYGQKGHPIRTTVSEIGPVLMARMLNLNDVQEGVLTVVFHVADKEGLLLLDLDDLRSLLVYVGENAERIGREVGNVAPASIAAIQRALLQVEQQGGDAFFGEPALKLEDMIRVGLDGRGQVNVLDSTRLMNSPRLYAAFLLWLLSELFEQLPEVGDPEKPRLVFFFDEAHLLFNDAPRALLEKVEQVVRLIRSKGVGVYFVTQNPADIPDSVLAQLGNRIQHALRAYTPSEQKGLKAASQSFRANAAFDTAEAIQALGVGEALVSVLDEKGAPTIVARTKIRPPASRLGPATDTERAAVMAASPVRGLYEQVLNRESAAEILANRHSAADQAEVQAQIQAKAQAEADKAAAAQAKADQKAAEARAKAQAQAEARAAREAAKPARRSTRETPVEALTKSVLRTAGSTLTRELMRGLLGGLKRR is encoded by the coding sequence ATGCCCGACGCCCTGCCCGGCCTGTTCCTCGGCCAGTCCGACGCCGCCCAGCCGGAAAACCTGCTCTTCAACCGCGCCAACCGTCACGGCGTCGTCGCTGGCGCGACCGGCACAGGCAAGACGGTCACGCTGCAGATCATGGCCCAGGGCTTTTCCGACGCCGGGGTGCCGGTCTTCTGCGCCGATGTGAAGGGCGACCTGTCGGGCATCTCCCAGGTCGGTGCGCCCAACGAGAAGCTGATCGCCCGCGCGACGGAGATGGGCCTGACCCTGACGCCGCGTGCCGCCCCCACCGTCTTCTGGGACCTGTACGGGCAGAAAGGACATCCGATCCGCACCACGGTGTCCGAGATCGGTCCGGTGCTGATGGCGCGGATGCTGAACCTGAACGACGTGCAGGAAGGCGTGCTGACCGTCGTCTTCCACGTCGCGGACAAGGAAGGTCTGCTGCTGCTGGACCTCGACGATCTGAGAAGCCTGCTGGTCTATGTCGGTGAGAACGCCGAGCGGATCGGGCGCGAGGTCGGCAACGTCGCCCCCGCCTCCATCGCCGCCATCCAGCGTGCACTATTGCAGGTCGAGCAGCAGGGCGGCGACGCCTTCTTCGGCGAGCCGGCTCTGAAGCTGGAAGACATGATCCGCGTCGGCCTGGACGGCCGGGGCCAGGTCAATGTGCTGGACTCGACCCGTCTGATGAACAGTCCGCGCCTGTACGCCGCCTTCCTGCTGTGGCTGCTGTCGGAACTGTTCGAACAGCTTCCCGAGGTGGGCGATCCGGAAAAGCCGCGCTTGGTCTTCTTCTTCGACGAGGCGCACCTGCTGTTCAACGACGCCCCGCGCGCCCTGCTGGAAAAGGTCGAACAGGTCGTGCGCCTGATCCGATCCAAGGGGGTCGGGGTCTATTTCGTGACGCAAAACCCGGCCGATATTCCCGACAGCGTCCTGGCCCAGCTGGGCAACCGCATTCAGCACGCGCTTCGCGCCTATACGCCATCGGAACAGAAGGGGCTGAAGGCCGCCTCGCAGAGTTTCCGCGCCAACGCCGCCTTCGACACGGCCGAGGCCATTCAGGCTCTGGGCGTGGGCGAGGCCCTGGTGTCGGTGCTGGACGAAAAGGGCGCGCCGACCATCGTGGCCCGCACCAAGATTCGCCCGCCGGCCTCGCGCCTGGGTCCGGCGACCGATACCGAGCGCGCCGCCGTCATGGCCGCCAGTCCGGTGCGGGGCCTTTACGAGCAGGTGCTGAACCGCGAATCCGCCGCGGAAATCTTGGCCAATCGCCACAGCGCCGCCGATCAGGCTGAAGTTCAGGCCCAAATCCAGGCCAAGGCGCAGGCCGAGGCCGACAAGGCCGCCGCCGCTCAGGCCAAGGCTGATCAGAAGGCTGCCGAAGCGCGGGCGAAGGCTCAAGCTCAGGCCGAAGCGCGGGCGGCGCGCGAAGCCGCAAAGCCTGCGCGCCGGTCCACCCGCGAAACGCCGGTCGAGGCCCTGACCAAATCGGTCCTGCGCACGGCCGGATCGACCCTGACCCGCGAACTGATGCGCGGTCTGCTGGGCGGGCTGAAGCGGCGCTAG